AGGCGGTGATGACCGCTTTCGCCGCCCATGATGCGGATATCCTGGTTGCCACCACAGTGATTGAGGTGGGGGTGGATGTGCCCAACGCCGCGGTGATCGTGGTGGAGAACGCGGAGCGGTTCGGACTGAGCCAGCTCCACCAGCTCCGGGGCCGGGTAGGCCGGGGTACTCATCAGTCCTATTGCATTTTGATCTCTGACACCCAAAATGATGAGACTCGTCAAAGGCTGAAGGTGATGACACAGACTACTGACGGTTTCCGAATTGCCGAGGAGGATCTGCGCCTCCGAGGGCCCGGAGACTTCTTCGGAGCCCGCCAGCACGGCCTGCCGGGGCTGAAAATCGCGGATATCGGCTGCGACACGCAGCTTTTGAAGGAAGCTCAACAGGCCGCGGAGGCACTGTTGGCGCAGGACCCGGAGCTACGCTCCTGCCCAGCTGCCGCCCAGCGGGTTGGCGAGCTGTTCACCCAGGCAGCGGACACTTTAAATTAATGATACAGAAAAGAAAGGATGTCTCCCATGGACCGTAAACTCAGTTTCAAGGAATATATCCTGCTGGCCTCCATGCTTTTCGGCCTGTTTTTTGGAGCCGGCAACTTGATTTTTCCCGCCTCCATGGGCCAGCAGGCCGGCGCCAATTTATGGCCGGCCATCGCGGGCTTTTGTTTAACCGGTGTGGGCCTCCCGTTGCTGGGCGTCGTTGCGATGGGTCTTTCCCAGAGTGAGGGCCTGTTTGATATGGCCTCCAAAGTGGGCCGGCGCTACAGCCTGTTTTTTACCTGCGTGCTGTATCTGACCATCGGCCCGCTCTTTGCCATTCCCAGAACCGCCACGTTCTCTTTCAGCGTGGGAATTTTGCCGTTGCTGCCGCCTGAGCATGAAAAACTGGCGCTCTGTGTATTCTCCGCGCTGTTCTTTCTGATCGTGCTGTACTTCTCCCTGCGGCCTTCCGGCATTTTGACCTGGGTCGGCAAAATCCTAAACCCTTTATTTCTGCTGTTTCTTGGGATTCTCACGGTCACAGCCCTGCTGCGGCCCATGGGAGATCCCGCCGCGCTGGAGCCCACCGGTGCCTATGTCCATATGAGCTTTTTCCAGGGAATCCTGGATGGCTACAACACGATGGATGCCCCGGCAGCGCTGGCCTTCGGTATTGTCCTCATCAGTGCCATCCGAAATCTGGGCGTCCAATCTCCCCGGGCGATCTCTGGCAACACAGTGAAGGCAGGCTGCCTGAGTACCCTGCTGATGGCCGCCATTTACTGCCTGCTGACGGTGGTGGGCGCTCAGTCGCGTGCTGTGTACGGCTTGTGCGCTGACGGCGGCGAAGTCCTTTATCGGATCGGCACCCATTACTTCGGCACGCTGGGCGGGGTTCTTCTGGGGATCACCGCCACTCTGGCCTGTCTGAAAACCGCCATCGGCCTCATCACCTCCTGTGCTGCCACCTTTGTGGAGCTGTTTCCAAAGTCTCTCAGCTACCGGGCCTATGCCATTTTGTTCTGCCTATTTTCCTTTGGCATTGCCAATTTTGGCTTGAACCGAATCATTGATTTCTCCCTTCCGGTGCTGATGTTCCTCTACCCTCTCACGATTACCCTGATCCTTCTTTGTCTTTGTGGCGGGTGGTTCCGCTATGACCGCCGTATCTTCGTGGCCGTCACCATTCCCACCGCTCTGGCCGCCTTCCTGGACTTCCTCAAGGCCCTGCCCGCAGGCGTTCAGGCCTTCCTCCACACGGAAGCGCTGCTGGAACCTGCCGCTGGAATCCTGCCGTTTTTTGAGCTCGGCATGGGCTGGGTCATCCCCGCGTGCATCGGGCTTGCAGTCGGACTGGCACTGTACGCCATGCGTCCCAAGACTCAGCTCTGAATATTCTAAAAAGCGCCCCCATCCTTCTGCCGCTAACGGCTCAGAATGGGGGCGCTTTGCAGTTCAGTCCAGAAGCCAACTCACCAGGAACGCCAGAATTCCCAAAAGGAGTATGCAAAGAGCGAAGGCAGACCTAGGTTTCCGGGGCAAGCGCCCATCTACCAGGACTTTTTGCGGAAGCGCCCCATTCGATAGGCATTATAAAGCCAGCCCAGGGGGAGTACTGCCGGGGCAATCACCATCACTAGGATGCCAAGGGTGCTGGGAGCGTTGCCGGCAGGATGTGCTGAAGCATCACGCCTTTCTTTCACCGCAGCTTTCCTGCGGATCTCCTGGCGATTTCAGCTGGTCCAGCGTCAGGGAAAAGCTGTCCATAAACGTATCCAGGAAATAGGCGACCTCCGGCAGGCCATAGCCCTCCACGATCTGCCGGGTCTGGGCCGCAGCCTCCCGAAACTCCAGGTTTCCGGCCTTGAGCTCCTCCACGCACTTGATATAGGCGGAGAGCTTGTCCGCCGCCTTGACCAGCCGTAAGATCTCCGGGTCCCTGGGCGTGAGAATCGGCTTGTACACTCCCCGGAGTTCCGGCGGCAACAGCTCCAGGAGCTTTCGCTCCGCCACCGCCTCCACCTCCTTGTAAGCGGACTGGATGGTGGGGTTATCGTACTTGATGGGGGTGGGCATGTCGCCGGTGAGAATCTCGCTGGCGTCGTGGTACAGTGCCGCAGCCGTCACGGCGCCGGGGTCCACACAGCCGCCGAACTTCTCGTTGTGGATCACCGCCAAGGCATGGGCCAGCACAGCCACTTGATGGCTATGCTCCTGGACATTCTCCGGGGCGGTGTTGCGCATCAGCGCCCAGCGCTGAATGAACCGCATCCGAGAGATATAGGCAAAAAAATGGCTTTTCATTCTGCATCCTCCAAAAGCTCTCCCAGCAGTGCCTCGCCGCCGGTGCCGGTGATCCGGACGCGCCGCACCACGTTGTGCAGGCCCTCCCCCTCCACCAGGACCTCCATGTAGTTGGGTGCGTGACCGGAAAATTTCCCGTCCCGGGGCTGCTCAAAGAGCACGGGATAGACCTGCCCCACACAGCCCTCCAGATAACTCCGGCGCATAGCGGCGGCAACAGAAGATACCTGTCTTGCCCGATCCTCCTTGACCTTCTTGGGAAGCTGGTGGAGCTTCTCCGCCGGTGTACCGGGGCGGATGGAATACGGGAAAATGTGCATCTGGGCGAAGCCGCACTTTTCGATGAAGGCCAGCGTCTTTGCAAACTCCTCCTCCGTCTCCTCTGGAAAGCCACAGATCAGGTCTGTTGTGATGGCAGGTCGGTCAAAATATTGGTTTAAAAGATTAACAGAATGAGCGAACCGCGCGGTATCATACTTGCGGTTCATCCGTCGGAGCGTTTCATCGCAACCACTTTGCAGCGACAGGTGAAACTGGGGACACAGCGCCGGCAGCGCGGCGGCGCGGCGGCAGAATGTCTCTGTCACCGTTCTCGGCTCCAGGCTCCCCAGCCGGAGGCGGACCCCCGGCGCGGCGGCGGAGACGGCCTCTACCAAATCAATAAGTGTCTGGCCGTTTTTTAAATCCCAGCCCCAGGAGGAGATCTCAATCCCTGTCAGCACGATCTCCCGGTAGCCATCTTTCATGAGGTTCGCCGCCTGCTCCGCCGCTGTCTCCAGCTGCAAAGAGCGGACCGGTCCCCGGGCGTAGGGGATGATGCAGTAGGAGCAGAAGTTCACGCAGCCATCCTCCACCTTCAGCATGGCCCGGGTACGCTGTCCAAGGCCGCCGGCAGGCAGCACCTCGAAGGTCCTCCGCTCAAAGGCACGGTCAATGGCCTCCATCCGGCGCTTTTCCTCCACCGCCTGCTCCAGCAGCTGCGGAAACTCCGCGCGGCTGCCAGTACCTGCAATCAGGTCCACATCCAGCTTCCGCACGTCTTCGGCGTGGGTCTGGGGGTAGCAGCCGCACAGCGCCGCCACCGCCTCTGGGTGCTCCCTCCGGATGCGGTGGAGCACCTGCCGGGACTTCTGATCACTCACCGCCGTGACGGAACAGCTATTGACCACATATGCGTCCGCTTCCTGGGTGAAAGGGACAATCTCATGTCCCCTCTGTCGCAGAAGCTGCTCCATGGCCTGGGTCTCATATTGGTTCATCTTGCACCCGAGGGTGTACATGGCAACTCTCATCGCAGATCCTTTCTATTTCTCTATGGAGAAAACTCCCTCCGTTACGCCGGTATCCCGTTGCTCCTACAGATATTTCGGAAGCGCCGCTTTTTTGACTTTTCTCCTTGCACTTTCCTGAAAATCCTTATATAATAATGGGGCGCGGCTCAGCCGCGTCTCTATTATACTCATTTTTTCTCCACTGGGCAAGTCCCGGTGCAGGGAGGATGCCATATGATTTATTTGGATTATGCCGCCACCACGCCTGTTGCGCGGGAGGTGGCTGATATCATGTATCAGGTCTTGACGGAGCAGTTCGGGAATCCCAGCTCCCAGTACCGTATTGGCCTGGAGATGAAAAAACAGATGGAGCTCTGGCGCAAGACCGTGGCAGACGCCTTGGATTGCGATCCGGGGCGGCTGTTTTTCACCTCCTGCGGCACGGAGGGGGACAACTGGGCCATCACCGCCGCCCTCTGGCACAACCGCCGCCTGGGGCGGCACATCGTCACCACCGCCGTGGAGCACAGTGCTGTGCTGGAACCCTGCCGCTGGCTGGAGCGCCAGGGATATGAGCTGACAGTGCTCTCCCCTGACAGTCAGGGCAACCTCACGGCGGAGCAAGTGCTGGAGGCTGTCCGACCCGATACCGCGCTGGTGTCCGTGATGCTGGTGAACAACGAGCTGGGGAACCTCTACCCCATCGCTGACATCGCCAGAGGCCTTGCGGCGAAGAACCCCCAGACCCTGCTCCACACAGACGCGGTTCAAGGCTTTTTAAAAGTCCCCTGCTCCGCTCGGAATCTGGGAGCGGACTTCATCACGCTCTCCGCCCATAAGATTGGCGGGCCCAAGGGCGTGGGGGCTCTCTATATCAGCCCCCGGGTCAAGCTCCCCAAGCCCTTATTGGCCGGCGGCGGACAGGAGGGCGGCCTGCGCTCCGGAACGGAGGCCACCGCTCAGATCGCGGGCTTTTCCAAGGCGGTGGAGCTGCGCCGTGACGGTCTTGCGGAGAAACTGCGCCATATGGAGTTGTTGAAGGCTTACGCCGTGGAGCGGCTCGCATCGATCCCCGATCTGAAAATTCTCTCCACCGGCGGTGCGCCGCATATTCTCCCGGTTTCCCTGGAGGGCTGGCCCAGCCAGAACATTGTCAACGACCTGGGAAGCCAGGATATTTTCATCTCCGCCGGCTCTGCCTGTCACCGGGGAAAATCCAGCCATGTGGTGGCGGCTCTTGGGCTGCCGAAAAAGGTGGCCGGCGGCGCCGTCCGCCTGAGCTTTGGCCCAGAGACCACCACTGCGGAAATTGATGCCTGTGCGGATGCGTTAAGAGTCCATC
This genomic window from Pusillibacter faecalis contains:
- a CDS encoding cysteine desulfurase family protein → MIYLDYAATTPVAREVADIMYQVLTEQFGNPSSQYRIGLEMKKQMELWRKTVADALDCDPGRLFFTSCGTEGDNWAITAALWHNRRLGRHIVTTAVEHSAVLEPCRWLERQGYELTVLSPDSQGNLTAEQVLEAVRPDTALVSVMLVNNELGNLYPIADIARGLAAKNPQTLLHTDAVQGFLKVPCSARNLGADFITLSAHKIGGPKGVGALYISPRVKLPKPLLAGGGQEGGLRSGTEATAQIAGFSKAVELRRDGLAEKLRHMELLKAYAVERLASIPDLKILSTGGAPHILPVSLEGWPSQNIVNDLGSQDIFISAGSACHRGKSSHVVAALGLPKKVAGGAVRLSFGPETTTAEIDACADALRVHHDTRMPML
- the brnQ gene encoding branched-chain amino acid transport system II carrier protein, whose product is MDRKLSFKEYILLASMLFGLFFGAGNLIFPASMGQQAGANLWPAIAGFCLTGVGLPLLGVVAMGLSQSEGLFDMASKVGRRYSLFFTCVLYLTIGPLFAIPRTATFSFSVGILPLLPPEHEKLALCVFSALFFLIVLYFSLRPSGILTWVGKILNPLFLLFLGILTVTALLRPMGDPAALEPTGAYVHMSFFQGILDGYNTMDAPAALAFGIVLISAIRNLGVQSPRAISGNTVKAGCLSTLLMAAIYCLLTVVGAQSRAVYGLCADGGEVLYRIGTHYFGTLGGVLLGITATLACLKTAIGLITSCAATFVELFPKSLSYRAYAILFCLFSFGIANFGLNRIIDFSLPVLMFLYPLTITLILLCLCGGWFRYDRRIFVAVTIPTALAAFLDFLKALPAGVQAFLHTEALLEPAAGILPFFELGMGWVIPACIGLAVGLALYAMRPKTQL
- the yfbR gene encoding 5'-deoxynucleotidase: MKSHFFAYISRMRFIQRWALMRNTAPENVQEHSHQVAVLAHALAVIHNEKFGGCVDPGAVTAAALYHDASEILTGDMPTPIKYDNPTIQSAYKEVEAVAERKLLELLPPELRGVYKPILTPRDPEILRLVKAADKLSAYIKCVEELKAGNLEFREAAAQTRQIVEGYGLPEVAYFLDTFMDSFSLTLDQLKSPGDPQESCGERKA
- the mtaB gene encoding tRNA (N(6)-L-threonylcarbamoyladenosine(37)-C(2))-methylthiotransferase MtaB — translated: MRVAMYTLGCKMNQYETQAMEQLLRQRGHEIVPFTQEADAYVVNSCSVTAVSDQKSRQVLHRIRREHPEAVAALCGCYPQTHAEDVRKLDVDLIAGTGSRAEFPQLLEQAVEEKRRMEAIDRAFERRTFEVLPAGGLGQRTRAMLKVEDGCVNFCSYCIIPYARGPVRSLQLETAAEQAANLMKDGYREIVLTGIEISSWGWDLKNGQTLIDLVEAVSAAAPGVRLRLGSLEPRTVTETFCRRAAALPALCPQFHLSLQSGCDETLRRMNRKYDTARFAHSVNLLNQYFDRPAITTDLICGFPEETEEEFAKTLAFIEKCGFAQMHIFPYSIRPGTPAEKLHQLPKKVKEDRARQVSSVAAAMRRSYLEGCVGQVYPVLFEQPRDGKFSGHAPNYMEVLVEGEGLHNVVRRVRITGTGGEALLGELLEDAE